In Kitasatospora gansuensis, a genomic segment contains:
- a CDS encoding mycofactocin-coupled SDR family oxidoreductase → MGRVEGKVVVITGAGRGQGRSHAIRLAEEGADIIAIDICEDIDVVEYPLATAEELQETARLVEKTGRRIVTKVADVRDRAALKAAIDEGVAELGRLDVVVANAAIGPVGADRPLNAFTDAVDVNLSGALNTVHAALPHLGEGASIILIGSAAAYIAEAGAPGPMGPGGIGYSFAKTVLNDYVNWFAPYLAPTGRRLNVVHPTNANTVMLHNTAMYKVFRPDVETPTREDAELAFPVVQGMPIPYVEPLDVSHAVTYLASDESRYVTGLQLKVDGGAVVKAGK, encoded by the coding sequence ATGGGCCGCGTTGAGGGCAAGGTCGTCGTCATCACCGGAGCGGGGCGCGGTCAGGGCCGCAGCCACGCGATACGACTTGCCGAGGAGGGCGCCGACATCATCGCGATCGACATCTGCGAGGACATCGACGTCGTCGAGTACCCCCTGGCCACCGCCGAGGAACTCCAGGAGACCGCCCGGCTGGTCGAGAAGACCGGCCGACGCATCGTCACCAAGGTGGCCGACGTCCGCGACCGCGCCGCACTCAAGGCCGCGATCGACGAGGGCGTGGCCGAGCTCGGCCGGCTGGACGTCGTGGTCGCCAACGCGGCCATCGGCCCGGTCGGTGCGGACCGTCCGCTGAACGCGTTCACCGACGCGGTGGACGTCAACCTGAGCGGCGCGCTCAACACCGTGCACGCCGCGCTGCCGCACCTGGGCGAGGGCGCGTCGATCATCCTGATCGGCTCGGCCGCGGCCTACATAGCCGAGGCGGGCGCCCCGGGTCCGATGGGCCCCGGCGGCATCGGCTACTCCTTCGCCAAGACCGTCCTGAACGACTACGTCAACTGGTTCGCGCCCTACCTGGCGCCGACCGGCCGCCGCCTCAACGTGGTCCACCCGACCAACGCCAACACGGTCATGCTGCACAACACCGCGATGTACAAGGTCTTCCGCCCGGACGTCGAGACGCCCACCCGCGAGGACGCCGAGCTGGCGTTCCCGGTGGTCCAGGGCATGCCGATCCCGTACGTGGAGCCGCTCGACGTCTCGCACGCGGTCACCTACCTGGCCTCCGACGAGTCCCGTTACGTGACCGGCCTTCAGCTCAAGGTCGACGGCGGCGCCGTCGTCAAGGCCGGCAAGTAA